GCGTGGAGCTGACCGCCACAGCGCCGAAGAGCCCGACCGGCCGACGCCTGACCTTCCCCGTCAGCGCCGTCGACGCCGACGGGGAACAGGTGGCGACCGGCGAGATCGAACGCGCGATCGTGGACCGGGCGCGCTTCCTCGCCGGGCTCGGCGGCGCCTCAGCGGGCTGAGATCACAGGGACTTGATCCACTCGGCGACCTCGACGATCTCCGCCTGACGGGGGAACACCTTCTCCAGCAGCACGCGGTGGACCTCGGGATCGGCGTCCAGGCAGCCGTCCGACAGGACGGTCAGCCGGAAGTCGAGGTCCGCCGCCTGACGCAGCGTGGAGAGCACGACGCCGCTGGTCGCGATGCCGGTCAGGACGAGGCTGTCGACGCCCCGTGCCCGCAGCACCAGGTCCAGGTCGCTGCCGGCGAACGCGCTGACCCGCTTCTTGGTGATCAGGATGTCGCCGGGACTCGGCGCGACGTCCGGGTGTACCCGCGCGTCCTCGGCGCCCTCGGCGAAGCCGCCGCTCAGCGCCAGCGTGCTGAAAGTCTTGTTGCGCGGGCTGATCTCCGGGTGTCCGTCGCGGAAGCCGACGACCACGTGGAGGACCGGGATCTCGGCCCGGTGCGCGGCGTCGATCGCCTCGCGCAGCCGCGGGAGGTAGCCGGCCGCATTCTCGGAGCCGGCGAACCGGTCCACGATGGCCTGCTGCACGTCCATCACCAGGAGGGCGCTGTTGCTCGTCATGCTCGATCTCGTTTCGATGCGCGGGCGGGGGAGGGCGCGGCGGGCGGCCGGCCGGCGCGGACGGCGGGCCCGCGCAGCCACGAGGCCAGCGCCGCGATCAGACACATGATCAGGGCGAAGGTGAACACGATGATAAGGCCGTGCTTGAACGGGTCGGCGATCAGGTTCGAGAAGAAGCTGTGCCCGGTGAGCGTGGCCTGCTGGGACGGCGAGAGCTTGGCCAGAGTGGGCCCGAGCAGGCTCTGCATCGGGTTGTAGCCGAGGAACGCGGCGAACAGGATCGAGACCGGCGGCAGCGAGGCGACCTTCGCCGCGTCCGGGCCGGACACCCCCTGCGCGGTCAGGCCGTGCACGAGGGCGGCGGGCAGCGCGCTGGACAGGCCCACCACCATGATGGTGAAGAACAGGCCGATGGACAGGGTCATCCCGGAGTTCTGGAAGGTCGAGCGCATCCCCGAGGCCGCGCCGCGGCGGTTGGCCGGAACCGCGTTCATGATGCCGGCCGTGTTGGGCGCCGCGAACAGCCCCATCGCCAGTCCGTTGCACAGCAGCAGGGCGGCGAAGTAGCCGTAGCCGAAGTTCACCGGCAACAGCATCAGCAGTCCGAAGGTGGCGGCCGCGGCGAGCATCCCGCCGGTGGCGAACGGCCGGGCGCCGAAGCGGTCGGACAGGTACCCGGAGGCCGGCCCGGCGATCAGGAACCCGCCGGTCAGCGGCAGCATGTAGATCCCGGCCCACAGCGGCGTGGCGGTGAAGTCGTACCCGTGCAGCGGCAGCCAGATCCCCTGCAGCCAGATGATCAGCATGAACATCAGCCCGCCGCGGCCGATGGAGGACAACAGCGAGGCGATGTTGCCGGCGGCGAAAGCGCGCACGCGGAACAGGCTCAGGTCGAACATCGGGTCGGTGACCCGGCTCTCCACGACCAGGAAGGCCGCGAGCA
This genomic window from Actinospica robiniae DSM 44927 contains:
- a CDS encoding cysteine hydrolase family protein produces the protein MTSNSALLVMDVQQAIVDRFAGSENAAGYLPRLREAIDAAHRAEIPVLHVVVGFRDGHPEISPRNKTFSTLALSGGFAEGAEDARVHPDVAPSPGDILITKKRVSAFAGSDLDLVLRARGVDSLVLTGIATSGVVLSTLRQAADLDFRLTVLSDGCLDADPEVHRVLLEKVFPRQAEIVEVAEWIKSL
- a CDS encoding MFS transporter; the protein is MTSVVNSASSLPEDAAEPPHDAGRYKWVALTNTTIGVLMATIDASIVLISLPAIFRGIQVDPLTPSNTSYLLWMLMGYMVVTAVLVVSFGRIGDMYGRVKMYNLGFAVFTAGSLAASVTYFGGTGAALYLIAMRIVQGVGGAMIMANSAAILTDAFPRHQRGMALGINAVAGIAGSFIGLVAGGLLAAVDWHLIFYVSVPIGLFGTVWAYRKLREVGTKEGGRLDLPGNLLFGLGLIAVLVGITYALQPYGGADMGWRNPLVLSLLSGGVAMLAAFLVVESRVTDPMFDLSLFRVRAFAAGNIASLLSSIGRGGLMFMLIIWLQGIWLPLHGYDFTATPLWAGIYMLPLTGGFLIAGPASGYLSDRFGARPFATGGMLAAAATFGLLMLLPVNFGYGYFAALLLCNGLAMGLFAAPNTAGIMNAVPANRRGAASGMRSTFQNSGMTLSIGLFFTIMVVGLSSALPAALVHGLTAQGVSGPDAAKVASLPPVSILFAAFLGYNPMQSLLGPTLAKLSPSQQATLTGHSFFSNLIADPFKHGLIIVFTFALIMCLIAALASWLRGPAVRAGRPPAAPSPARASKRDRA